A portion of the Sphaerochaeta pleomorpha str. Grapes genome contains these proteins:
- a CDS encoding MFS transporter, with translation METQKTIETLPFSKKILFALGQLGWSLASYAPGMLLVYFYMPPETGSSTVFPQRIYQGAILGIFTIIGLAFGVGRLFDAITDPLIAGLSDRCNSKKGKRQKFLRLGIIPFSLFSALIFVPPVSGYSVLNSVWVFVGVIVYYWFMTMYVTPYFAMMSELAHTADDRLFLSTLISITWALGAAIGSQVYAIKGVLENFSLSSTQAFQVTIFIFSGIGFLFMLFPILFINEKKYSKQEPNTEKIFESLVSALKNRNFLMFTISDLAYWVALTIASTGLVYYVTILLGLKESFTSFLQILMFALSFLFYVPVTILAKKTGKKRLLNLAFLLFILIYSFIIFLGRVPLNHELQAYLVVIMMAIPLAVFGILPNAIIGDIAQSDAFETGHHKAAIFYGARTFMSKLGQMVGGLLFPSLLLLGNTPGHDIGIRLTGLAAIIFVVVGLVFFLTYDEKAILKVLKAQAEKE, from the coding sequence ATGGAAACGCAAAAAACCATCGAAACACTTCCCTTTTCAAAGAAAATACTCTTTGCCCTTGGCCAGCTGGGATGGTCTCTTGCTTCCTATGCCCCTGGTATGCTGCTCGTGTATTTTTACATGCCGCCAGAGACTGGTAGCAGTACAGTCTTTCCCCAAAGAATATACCAAGGTGCCATATTGGGCATATTTACCATAATCGGCTTGGCTTTTGGGGTAGGCAGATTGTTTGACGCCATTACCGACCCCCTCATTGCCGGGCTTTCCGACCGATGCAACTCGAAAAAGGGAAAAAGGCAGAAGTTTCTCAGGCTTGGCATTATTCCCTTCTCGCTGTTTTCCGCCCTTATCTTCGTTCCCCCAGTTTCGGGATATAGTGTGCTCAATTCCGTATGGGTCTTTGTCGGTGTCATCGTCTATTATTGGTTCATGACCATGTATGTGACCCCTTATTTTGCCATGATGTCAGAATTGGCACATACAGCAGATGACCGCCTGTTCCTCAGTACGCTCATTTCCATCACCTGGGCCCTCGGGGCTGCTATCGGATCACAGGTATATGCAATCAAGGGTGTGCTTGAAAATTTCTCGCTGTCCTCGACGCAGGCTTTCCAGGTCACCATCTTTATCTTTTCCGGCATTGGCTTTCTGTTTATGCTGTTTCCCATTCTTTTTATCAATGAAAAAAAATATAGCAAACAGGAACCCAATACTGAGAAAATATTCGAATCGCTGGTCTCTGCATTGAAAAACCGGAATTTCCTGATGTTTACCATCTCAGACCTTGCCTATTGGGTGGCTCTCACCATTGCCAGTACAGGCTTGGTTTATTACGTTACCATCCTCCTTGGCCTCAAAGAATCGTTTACTTCCTTTTTACAGATACTGATGTTTGCACTCTCTTTCCTGTTTTATGTCCCAGTCACAATCTTGGCGAAGAAAACCGGAAAGAAACGCCTGCTAAACCTAGCTTTTCTACTGTTCATACTTATCTACAGCTTTATCATTTTCTTGGGTAGGGTACCGCTGAATCATGAGTTGCAGGCCTACCTGGTTGTGATTATGATGGCTATTCCCTTGGCTGTATTCGGTATCCTGCCTAATGCCATCATCGGGGATATTGCACAATCGGATGCCTTTGAGACGGGTCATCATAAAGCTGCCATTTTCTATGGGGCAAGGACCTTTATGTCAAAACTCGGACAAATGGTCGGTGGATTGCTTTTCCCCTCGCTCTTGCTTCTGGGAAATACTCCCGGTCATGATATCGGTATCCGTTTGACCGGACTGGCTGCCATTATCTTTGTAGTTGTAGGTTTGGTATTTTTCCTGACCTATGATGAGAAGGCCATATTGAAGGTGCTTAAAGCACAGGCAGAAAAAGAATGA
- a CDS encoding glycosyltransferase family 4 protein, with product MKILLTTDGYAPMINGVVTSVMNLQRVLTNRGHEVRVLTLSNDEHSSFKEGVYYLASFRIPIYRDLHATLHIPQVFMQDILSWKPDIVHSQCEFFTFGFARRIAQRSNVPLVHTYHTMYESYARYVKLNERMGDMAVPHFLQRRLRNLQMIIAPTQKVADALKSYRLTSPISIVPTGIDLSKFTLRESRENLEKRKASLGLNPDSVILLSVGRIAQEKNPEELLKNMVPLVQDFPKLVLLFIGDGPQREYLADRIRTLNLSGRVFFSGMVNPTEIASYYQLGTIFVSASDSETQGLTYIEAMASGLPVICRYDSCLKNVIKEGIDGFTYTKASEYVSAITHTLTDKELYESLSSQARILAKEYSIERFGEEIERIYLQCIDTYKA from the coding sequence ATGAAGATACTTCTAACTACCGACGGGTATGCCCCGATGATCAATGGAGTAGTAACCTCGGTCATGAATTTACAGAGGGTGCTTACGAATCGGGGACATGAAGTACGGGTACTAACTCTTTCAAATGATGAACATTCCTCCTTTAAAGAGGGGGTATATTATCTGGCTTCCTTTAGAATACCCATATATCGGGACTTGCATGCCACGCTTCATATTCCACAGGTTTTCATGCAGGATATACTTTCGTGGAAGCCCGATATTGTTCATTCACAGTGTGAATTTTTTACATTCGGCTTTGCCAGACGTATCGCCCAGAGATCGAATGTACCCTTGGTGCATACCTACCATACGATGTATGAAAGCTATGCAAGGTATGTAAAACTCAACGAACGAATGGGCGATATGGCTGTACCCCACTTTTTACAACGTAGGCTTCGCAACCTGCAAATGATAATTGCCCCAACACAAAAAGTTGCCGATGCCCTCAAGTCCTACCGGTTGACCTCTCCGATTTCGATTGTCCCCACTGGTATAGATCTCTCCAAATTCACCCTGAGGGAATCCAGGGAAAACCTTGAGAAGCGAAAGGCCAGCCTTGGCCTTAATCCCGATTCGGTTATCTTGCTCTCCGTAGGGAGAATTGCCCAAGAGAAGAACCCAGAGGAACTGTTGAAAAATATGGTACCGCTTGTTCAGGACTTCCCTAAGCTCGTATTGCTTTTTATAGGTGATGGCCCTCAACGCGAGTATCTTGCAGATCGAATTCGCACGTTAAACCTATCAGGCAGGGTTTTCTTCTCAGGGATGGTAAATCCTACAGAAATTGCTTCCTACTATCAATTGGGAACTATTTTTGTGAGCGCTTCCGATAGCGAGACCCAGGGATTGACCTATATTGAGGCAATGGCAAGTGGTCTGCCGGTAATCTGCAGGTATGATAGTTGTCTGAAAAATGTCATCAAGGAAGGGATTGATGGCTTTACCTACACCAAGGCCAGCGAATATGTCTCCGCTATCACCCATACCCTTACAGACAAAGAACTGTATGAGTCTCTTTCCAGTCAAGCAAGGATACTGGCAAAAGAATATTCAATCGAACGTTTCGGAGAAGAAATCGAACGGATATATCTACAGTGTATCGATACCTATAAAGCGTAA